TGATATTATCTATAAATAAATATAAACACATATGTTCTACGTTTTGACATGAGAATTTTTTTGAAAATAAAATTATTATTTTTTATATAATATGATATATTTATTTATAAAAAATGAGTTCACACGCGATATCGCGTGGATTCCTTACCTAGTTTTTTTAATAGCATAAGTCATATCCATGTTTCCAAACAACAATATATTCTTTTAACTGGTATCTATGTTGTCAAACAAAAGCTTTAATTATTTTTACTTTAATAAGATACATGCATGTGGCCTCCCATGTTTTTAGATAACAAAAAGTATCATTCAGCTCTTCACTAAATACGTCTCCTAGGGTATGGTATTTATTTTCATTTTCATTGGAATCCGTAAATTTAGCTCCTCTCCATCTTGTAGATCACTTCACTCCTTATTACAACAGACATTGACTTGTAAACTCGTTTTGCTGTAACAGCTAAACTGTTATGGACTCAGGGTTTGACCTGTGAGGGGCTATGTCCTCTTGGGTTGGGTCCTGATGGGTGCTTAGGTGTGCATGGTATATTCATCAACCTGTTTCCATAAGATAGATGTAACAACTAGGCTCTCTGTTCATAAATGCGTGCAGGCAATTTAATCCTCTTACCCAAGTTGGGAACATTCTTTCATTTTTGAGCTGATCTTTTCAGGTTCCCTCTTGAAATAGACTGAAACAGCCCAACGACAAAGGTTACTACGTGCTGTTTTATGACCGGCCCTGGCCACAAGCAGGGGAAGCATGGGCTTCCGGCCGCCACAGAATTAAATATTTTAGCGGCCACAAAATTACCAAATGTGACTTTAGTCTGGTGATCTTGAGATTAATGGCTCTTGTTAGAGGTCATGGGTTCAACGTCCCAGTAACACGTACATTTAATTTCGGCCTTTATTTTATTTTGGCTTCTAGCCTTCAAACTTGTAGGACCAGCGTTATGTGCTTTAAAAGACATCGTTTATTTTCTAGTTTCTCATGTCTTCACACGCCTTGTTGGTATATCCAATAAAAACCGGCATGGAGTTCCTATTAACGTTGAAAACACGGGTCCACTTTATTGTCATTTGAAGGGCATAAGCCTAAATTCTTAGGGGAATAATGGGACATTGTATTAGTAGAACTAAAAGCTACGAAACAATTTCTTCCTGATTTATAATAGAATAAAGTTTGATCAAAAAAGGGTTCACTCAATACTCAATAGAGTTTTGTTTTGATCAAAACGTAAGTCATACTCTAGTTTGGTTGGTGTTAACTAAAACGTAAGTGTTACTCAATTGGACAATTGTTGTCTCCTAAACTTATTTGATGTCTTCTAGTTTTATCTGGTGTATTACAATTTCTTAGATCGTTAGCATGTTTTTTCCAATAACTCTTGCATATGTATTAGATGATGGATACCAATTTGTAAAGTAAAGATGATTCCACGTCATGTAATCATCTAAAAATAGATGAAAAGATAAATACGTAAAGGTGAGTCCACGTCATGTAATTATCTCTTGTAGTATACTATTTAAAAGAAAGGTGACATAAATAAGGAAAAGAAAATATTAAATAATGCAACGTCAAATTCATGTTAGGTCAAATTAACGATGTCGTGATCTGGGTGTTATTTTCCCTTATTTCGTGCTTTTGAAGTTCTCTCTAATAAAACATAAATGGCTTTAATATCTAGAATTTTATTTTTATTTAATTTAACTGAAAAAAATCTTCACTAGTTTCAGACACGTGTGGAGTATAAGTAGACGATCTCTCCGTGTCTTTTCTTTCTCATCAGATCAGAAGATTTGGGACTTTAGGTTTCTCTACCTCTTACCTCGAAGCTTCTAGTAATATAATCATCTTTCTTCCATCTCCTTGATCGTAATTCTCATTTGCAAATGTCTCAATCTTTTTGTCAGGAAGGATTGAGAGATCTCAGCAAATGGCGGCTACAAGTGAGAAACAGAACAACAGCTCAAAACCTCCTCCCACGCCTTCTCCTCTCCGCAGTTCCAAGTTCTGTCAGGTGAAAAAGTTTGTAACTTTGATTTAAGATTTCAAGTTTCGATTTTGGTGAACACCCTTTTGAGATTCGTCGCCGTCCAGTGTAGTTACACGCTTGAATCCGTTTTCTGATCTGTATAATTCGTTGATGGTGTGAGTCCTTTGTTGTCAATTGCATAGTTTAGTTTTGGTCAAAATCGAATCAGCTATGTTACAAGGATCTTAACTTGATGTCTTTGGTATTGTAATGAAGATCCTTGTAATCGACTCATGTTTATGCGACTTAGATCTATGAAATAACTTTTGTCTTATTTATCAGATCTTGTGGTTAATTAGTTTGATCTGATTGGCTCTGATGTGAGTTTAAAGTTGCTTACTTTCTTGCTGTTTGTGTAGCCTAACATGAGGATCTTGATCTCTGGAGGAGCTGGCTTCATTGGCTCTCACTTGGTTGATAAGCTCATGGAAAACGAGAAGAATGAGGTTTGTATATGTGTCTACACTCAACAAAACCGACATGTCTCTTATGTTTCGTACACATTTTGATCAGTTTATTATTCTCCAGGTCATTGTTGCTGATAACTACTTCACTGGATCGAAAGAAAACCTCAAGAAGTGGATCGGTCACCCAAGATTTGAGCTCATTCGTCACGGTATAAGACTCAAGACTCATATCTTGTTGTTTTATGTCAACATGATCGTCATCCATTTAGCTTTTGGTATTTGATATGTTAGATGTTACGGAGCCTTTATTAATCGAGGTTGATCGGATCTATCACCTTGCTTGTCCTGCCTCTCCTATCTTCTACAAGTACAACCCCGTCAAGGTTTGTGCAGAAACATATATAATGTTCTTAACATCCATCAGAAGCATTAGTTTTTTTTTCTCTCTAATATCTAATCTTTTTTTTCTTGCAGACTATAAAGACCAATGTGATTGGTACACTGAACATGCTCGGTCTTGCCAAGCGTGTTGGAGCAAGGTTAGTTCTTGCTAGCTCCCTATTTGTTAATCAAATCTTCTTTTTTGTTCATCTCTTAAACATTGTGTTTGTCTCTTAAAACAGAATCCTCCTCACCTCTACGTCGGAGGTGTATGGAGATCCTCTCATCCACCCTCAACCAGAGAGCTACTGGGGAAACGTCAACCCTATTGGTGTTCGGAGTTGCTACGACGAAGGCAAGCGTGTAGCTGAGACGCTGATGTTTGACTACCACAGACAACATGGCATTGGTCAGTTTTGTGTCTCTTCTTCACCAAACTCACTTAACCGATTCTCATTGTATCCGTTTGCTATTTTGTAGAAATCCGCATTGCTAGAATCTTCAACACGTATGGTCCTAGGATGAACATAGATGATGGGCGTGTGGTGAGCAACTTTATCGCTCAAGCACTTCGAGGTGAGCCATTGACAGTTCAGAAACCGGGGACGCAGACTCGCAGTTTCTGTTATGTATCAGACATGGTGGATGGACTTATCCGTCTCATGGAAGGAGATGATACTGGCCCTATCAACATCGGTAACCCAGGTACTCCTTCAAACACTATGGAGGGATCGTATCTATCTCATTGTTTAGGCTTGTGTCTTAATCTCTCTGTTTGTTTCTTAGGTGAATTCACAATGGTGGAACTGGCTGAGACGGTTAAGGAGGTTAGAATCAGTTTTGTCTAAAAATGATCAGTTTTAGTTTCGTGTTGTTTGGTCTTAATGATTTAATATTTAAACGCATGCAGCTGATTAACCCGAGCATAGAGATAAAGATGGTGGAGAACACACCGGACGATCCAAGACAGAGGAAACCAGACATAAGCAAGGCCAAAGAAGTGTTGGGTTGGGAGCCGAAGGTGAAGCTCAGAGAAGGACTTCCTCTCATGGAAGAAGATTTCCGTCTAAGGCTTAACGTCCCCAAAAACTGAAAAACATGTCTCTGAGTTTACGAGTTTGTCAGTTTTTGAAATTATATGGTGTTCGTTGTGTACTACACTGCGTTTGATTTCATGTATTTTTATTGATCCTTGTTTTGTTGTAGAAAAATAAGTTGAGAAGTTTTTTTTCAATGAGGAACTCCTCGTTTCTGTTTGAATATATTGTGGTAAGCTCATCATATTATATTGTCTTTTTTTTTTCTGAGTTTTTGACCCAATGTTTTTGTACCCACTAAATCACTTAATTATGTTTTTGTCATCATATTCGATTAAGATTATGTTAACCAAAAATTATTGAATTATGATATGTATATGAAATCTGAGTGAACAAATAGGCTTTGAAAAGTCGCAAATTGATATATCCAACTTCCACCATTAATCATTTAACCAGACCGGAAATGATAGATAGACGATTTATTTAATGTTATTGAGTGTCTTAACTAAAACAAAATCCAATCAATGTTAATTGAGTGTTCAAAATTTTAAAATAATTAAATGATCAAATTTTCTCCATATATTCTTATTTATAAATTTATTATATTAAAACTATTAAAAATTCAAGCACTGTATATACAACCTTTACATACTTAACACATGTGTATGTTGTTCAAAGAAAAAGAAAGATGGAACATATGTACGTGTTTAACTGCATCATGCTTATCTAAGATGAATGCTAAAAGGAGTTTTTGATGTTTACTAATAGATAAGTTAGTTCGTCTTACAAACTGACCAATTTAGTGTATTAACTCTAACTCTAATTCTATCTAACACGAGTGAAAATAACCATCTTTGCTAGGAGTGAGCAAACATTCTCCTATATTTTAAAATGGTAGTGTTATGATAGTGATCTATAATCCCACACTTCAGATAAAAACTAGTTTAGTGATGACATTGATACCATGATACGAGACTAATGATCTCTTTCTTAGTTTTTTTAGTTAAAATTTAAAAGACAATTTCTCATATTCCGATAAGAACCCTACCCTAAGAATCCCTCGTTAATAATGCTCTTACATGTGAGGGAGTATTATTCAATATGGCCAAACTTCATTCTTTTTGAAATTTTTGACCCCTAAAGCTTTAAAGAAAGTTTACATGTCCTAATAGTAACCGTAACATTACCATCACAAACAATCAACTCATTGTTAAGTATACTGTAATGAGTCATCAACCAAAAGGAAAAGGACGTAACCATGCAAATTATAACTAGCATATGTGCTATCAATGATGTTTCATTGCTTAATGAATTAATTTCCAAACAATTCTAACTAAAAATAAGACTTGCAGTCACGAAAAAAAAAAATTCACACAAAACAAGAAACACATTACAATCTTTTTTGAACATTACACATTACAAAAATTTGAGGAAATGATTACTAAGACTTTTTTATTAATGTAAGTAATCCTTTAGGACTAGCTAGAAATGTATATGAACACACAAAAAGGGGCATGTTTCATGTCATAGTCTACTTTGTATAATTTTCCTTAGTATCATTAAATCTTTTTATTCCAGAATCCAAAAATGGAACAATATACATAACACACTGATGTACATTTTTGTGCACACACTTTGTGCACTGAACACACAAGAAAACGCAGACACGTTTTTTGAGTTTAAGAGTTGTCAGCTTTCGAAAGTATATGGTGTTTATTATATATATACAATGTAATGGTTGGGTTTCATGTATTGTTTCTGGTTGTAGAAAAATAAGTTGGGAAATTCTTAGAGAGGAACGAGTCCAAAATGTGACATTTTAACCTGTAAATAAGGTGACGTGTTAGTTTTTTTGTTTTTGTTTTTTTTTTAATTTGTTGTTGTTTACTTAGTTAATATAAGCAATTAATAAGAAATAAAAAGGAAGCATAAATAAAAATTAGAAAAACTAGCAAAAATTTTAAAATCGAATTTTGGAAAAAACAATCTTGAAATTAAAAAGTTTTTTTTTTCATTTTTAAAATGAACTTTTTGCAAAAAAAAGATTTTTTTATTTTTTTGTAAAATCATATAAAACTCTAAAAAAATTCAAAAAATAATTTCGAACATATATATGATCACTAAATGTTACTCTTAATAGTGGACCACAAGGTCCCCCTTGTAATTATTATGATTTTAGAGCTATTATAGTATTAATCAATAAAGAAGAGTACTAAACAGAAAATGCAATCTTGAAAAAAGGAAAATCTAATAATATATTGACAAAGAGTATTCAAAAAGAACTAAATCTCAAATAATTATTTTGATAAACCATTCAAGATTCATTAACAATATATAAGATTTGGTTCACTTATTTTGCACTCCTCATAGGTCAAAATAGTAATAAAATAAATCAAAAGAATTGACAAAATCTTCATATTCAGAATTGAATATTTTTTTGGCAAATTGTTCTTAGTCAAAATTAAGGAAGAACATTTTTATTTGGTAATGTATAAACATTTAAGGAAAACGGAATTGACTTTAAATCCATCTACTAAAAACTTGACCAGATTTTCCTATATTTTGGGTATTTAAATTGAGGAAGAATTCAGTTTATACCCTGTCCTACAATATAGTTATTTAAATCCTCCGCTATCCTCGTTAGCATCAGTTATAATCATCTTGCTACTTTACATACGATCTTCAAATTCTGATAATAATCAATCAGGCGATATCGGGATTTTTAAAAGAAAAAAAAAAGGAAGCAAGAGGTTAAACAATGGGAGAAACAAGTTGGTATAAGACAAGAGAAGAGATAGAAGTAAAGTCCCCATCGAGAGTAGACGGTATCGACTCAAAGCAAGAGAGTTTCCAACGTTGGTCTTACTCTACTTTCCTCCAGGAGCTTGGCCAGAGACTCAACAATCCTCAGAGATCCATAGCTACATCGATAGTCTTATGTCAAAGATTCTTCACTCTCCAATCTCTGGCGAAGAACGACCCCAAAACAATCAGCATCATATGTATGTTTATCGCTGGAAAAGTCGAAGGGTCTCCGAGACCGGTGGATGACGTCATCGCCAAGGGTTACAGGGTTTTACATGGCAAGGAACCAACGACAGAGGTGTGCGCGAGATTGAAGGGGGCTGTGCTAACCGGTGAGAAGTTTGTGCTCTCTACGTTAAGGTTTGATCTCGAAATCGAACACCCTTATGAACCGGCTCTGGATTGGGTTAGGAGATGGGTTAAGGTCGAGATGGACGCTAAGAGATTGTTTCAGGCTGCGTGGAATTTCCTCAATGACGGTTTAAGGTCGTCGCTTTGTTTGCAGTTCAGGCCGAGTCAGATCGCTGCGGCTGCTATATATCTTGGCTCGCGCATGACTAATGTGAAGATACCATGTGATGGGGAGAAAGATTGGTGGCTAGAGTTCCATGTAACGAAACGTCAACTGTGTGAAATTTGTAACCAGACGCTCGAAATTTACCAACAAGACTTCCTCATTCCTGTTAAACATGAAGCAAAGTCTAAGTTTGGTGATGGAGGTTTATTGAGACCGGAGCAAGGAAGATGAAACTAAATCTTTGTCAGGGTGACTCTTGATGGTCATTTAGTATCATAATTAAGTGAAAAAGACATAAATGTAGTCTAAAAATGTTGTTCAAACAATTATTATTATTATTATTTTTTGAATTGATTGTTAAATTAATTCAAAAAAATCTTTTTATATCAGTTTGCTTGCTTTCTTATTCTCTATACAAAATTTCTTCAAAGAGTTAAACTAATCTCTTCTATTTCTTCAAACTTCAACCTTTTTTAGCTTTGTTTGGTTCCAAACCAATAGAGAACTTGTTTCTCACAGTTTTATCAATCATGCTTGCCAAAAAAGTTGGTGGAGACTCCTTTTTTCCATGTCTTTTCCTATTTCTCTCTCTCCAAATGTTATGAACAGCCGCTTAAAACATATATCTGGTTGTAAATAGCTGAAGTTTATTCCGACCTGAGTCAGTGATAAACCTCACTATCTCCGTCCAACTCTCTGTCTAATGTTCCTTGAGAACTCCTCTGTTTTGAATAAGGACACTCAAAAAAGAGATGGACAACTGTTTCCATATGGAGCATTCCAGACAAATAATGAAGTTACTGAGAGATGAGGTATTGGCTAAAAGAGGCTAAAGAGCTTGTAATTAAGGTTTTAGTTTAAACCAATCAGACTCTATTTGATTGAGTATTTAAGAGCGTGAGAAACCCTACGAATGTGCCTCTCCCAATCTCACTCAGAAGAAAAAGCAGACAGCCATGGGAGCACTGAAAAGGAATCATCATCCAATTCCACAACTTAGCTAAGCAAAGAAGAAGAGAGGGCCTCACTTTCCCAACTCAATAATACTCAAGGCCATTGTGGACCTGAGGCCGAGACATGGCCGATCCTGAGCATAGGCCAGTCAAGCATTGGCTTATGGCCCTAATTTTTTTTTGAAAAATTATATAAAAATAAACACTTAAAAATTACTGAAATCTTTACTGAAAATCGTCTACAGCTCCCAAGATCTCAGGGCCGTCCTGCGACGTGATCAATTCCATTGACCAAGCAATTTGTAAGAGTAAAAAGAAGGTATCCTCAATAGGAATCCAGGAAGAAAACAATCGATATGACCGCCATGACAGCTACGACTATGAGCTTCCTGAAGATTTCGAGTAAACCTGCCTGTTAAATCGTATTACATTATCTATTCTCTTGATGCTGTATGTATTCGACTGTGGCAAAATTTTTGTTGAGTGTTCTTGATTCAGTGGATACAGAGCTAGAGAGTAGCAAAGTGAATGCAGCTGATGAAAACAAAGTTTCTTCATCCCTTAAGAAAATCGGAGACGGATTAGGGCCGGCCCTGGACGATGCTAGGTGAAACATTCGCAACAGGCCTCTAAAATTTTTGAAAAAAATTATATACAAATAGTCCTTAAAAACAAAATTTAGGCCCCCAAATTTGTAAAAAAAAAAATTTGCATACACACAGCCACAAGCCTCCAAAATCTCAGGACCGGCCATTCAAGCCGAGGAACAAATACTCATAACTTTTAATTCATGAAAACAATTATGTTTATATACCCATTGAATAGGTTAATTGTTTTTCTAATATTTTTTAAAATATACGGCTATTTATTAAGGTTAAATTTTAAAATATTATTTTTAAAAAGCTTATCAAAATTTCTAAACTAACCCTAATTTAATAAAGAAACGACTAAATTACTCTAACTCCTGAATCAAAATTCTAATTTTTAAATACTAAATAAATAATAACTAAACCCAAATACAAATAGAACATATAATTTTTTTATTTTTAAAGTATTTGATAATTTTTGGAGATTTTCCCTTTTATGTGCTATTTTAAAAGCAAAACTGTTTTACTAGGTACTGTGCTATAGTATTTCTCACTAATTAATGTACGGATTAATAGGTCAGCGTTTTCTCTCATACCCTGACTTTGTAGCATCATGCCCTAAGAACCATAAAATGATATGTCACATTATTACGAAGATGGAAGGATTCTCTACAGATTGATATATCCAGCTTTCACCAATAATCATATTAACCTGAAGAAAACAAAAAATCGCAAGGGAAAAAAAAAATTCCTCCTCACACTAGTACACATACATGAACCTCAAGAACAACCCACAAAAGTTTTGTGACAAACAATCCAAGAAAACTACAATGCCTACATCTCTAGTTAGAAATACAAGTATGGATCAATTTATGCATATTTCACAATCAACAAGCACAAACTGAGGGAGGAATCTCGTAAGTTTCCCTGTTACCGGAGGGATTCCGGAAAGTTCGGCTTCCGAGCAACATGAAACCGATGCCATAACCGGCTAGGGCGGCGATAAACACGCCAGCGTTGAATGACATGACGGCGAGCATGACTAGATAAGCGATGCCGGTACGGAGGGTGTACACGACTGTTTGGACGAGTCCGGAGGCGGCATTAGCTGAATCTTCGGTGGTCCCACGGAGGAAAGAGAAGTGACCAAGCCATTCGGTGAGAAAGGCTAGGAAAAAGACAAATATGAGACAAAGAGCATACATGCCGGAGCTTGTTCCCGGCCAGCCGGAGAAGAGAACCTCCGTGTTCTTGCCCCAATAGAAAGTCATGTGCATCATCATCATCTCTTGATTTCCTCCTCCTCCTCCGTTCATGGAACCATTGTTCATTATGGATGACGATGGTGGTGGAGGCACGTCATCATGATCCATGCTTTCTTTGTTCTTGGGTCTCTTGTATGTTATTTGGGAGGAGAATGAGAATGTTCGAATAGGCTTTTTTGTATTTATTGGCATTTACTGAGATTCCTTCTTTTTCAATTTCTTTTTGTGTTTGTGTGGAGATAAGAGTAACGATATTATTGTACAACTTGTTTTTATAGACTTGTCGTGTAAAAAAAAAGACTTGTCAAACTTTTTATCGTACAAAAAACAAAGGTGATACTTAGAAAATACAGAAGGAGAGATTAATGTACTCTAAATTTATAATATTAATTAAGGGACCCTTTAATTAATTACTATATTTGGTTCTTGGTTTACAAATACGGCATCATAAACTCTTAGAAAAATCAAAAATTTCACTATTATGGAATTATAAGAATTTCTAATTGCTTATGATATAAAGAAATTTAATTTTGTTTCAAAATATAACCAGTGGTCTCAAGAGTCAAGACAATCGAGAATTTTAAAATATGATTATTAGTTACATATGGGGAATACAATATTTAAAAAAAATTATTTAAACGAATTTATACGGTGGTGTATAAATAAATACTGTGAAATGATTTGTGAGATTATGCAATTTCTCTGTTTGGTTTATGTAAGAATCCCACACACTTGCAGTCTGATTGGTAACTGCCGTGATTTCATTTTTTGACTGTAGAAATATTGCTGTGGTTTTTATTGCTTTGGCTTTAGATTTTTAATTTTTAAAAGTCTTTAAATATGGGCTGTAGGTTTTTGTCTCTGCAGAGAAATTGTAAAGACATAATTTCAAAGAAGTGCTGTGGATTTTATAAAAAGGCTGTGAACTTAAAAAAAAATAGAAATCAAGATTGGTGTAGATTTAGTGCTCTAGAAAGAAATGAGGCTGTAGAGAGCACTCACAGCCACTACCAATCACACCCTTGATGTCAAAAAAAATCCACACACCTTCAATTATGTGAACAAATGATCTACTCTAACGGTAAAGCTAGAAACAAGCGAAATACCTAAATATAATCAAATTGGGTAATAAAAATTATAGTTTGCACCATCGTTGGGTTTTACTTCTTCAAATTTGATTTGTTAGACTTCTAAAAGCACCAATATACTTTCAACTAAATAGTTTTTGATCTCAACTAAATCTCTTTCAAGTACATTTTATACTCGAATATACACACAATTATCGCATTGTTGTTGTTGTAAAAATGTACATTGTACTACACACGAACTCCAACCCAAGAAAAAATCCCTTATAATTACCCTAACACTACTTGCACACACACACACACAGCCAAAACCTTACCTATCAAGTTAAGAATATTTCTAAACAATATGAACGGCATGAGTGGATCTTCTTCGGCGGCTCCTGCACCTTCGCCGTCGGCTTTCTTCCAACATCGCCACCGTCATCATGGTGGCATGAT
The DNA window shown above is from Brassica oleracea var. oleracea cultivar TO1000 chromosome C3, BOL, whole genome shotgun sequence and carries:
- the LOC106335764 gene encoding UDP-glucuronic acid decarboxylase 3, encoding MAATSEKQNNSSKPPPTPSPLRSSKFCQPNMRILISGGAGFIGSHLVDKLMENEKNEVIVADNYFTGSKENLKKWIGHPRFELIRHDVTEPLLIEVDRIYHLACPASPIFYKYNPVKTIKTNVIGTLNMLGLAKRVGARILLTSTSEVYGDPLIHPQPESYWGNVNPIGVRSCYDEGKRVAETLMFDYHRQHGIEIRIARIFNTYGPRMNIDDGRVVSNFIAQALRGEPLTVQKPGTQTRSFCYVSDMVDGLIRLMEGDDTGPINIGNPGEFTMVELAETVKELINPSIEIKMVENTPDDPRQRKPDISKAKEVLGWEPKVKLREGLPLMEEDFRLRLNVPKN
- the LOC106333870 gene encoding copper transporter 1-like — translated: MDHDDVPPPPSSSIMNNGSMNGGGGGNQEMMMMHMTFYWGKNTEVLFSGWPGTSSGMYALCLIFVFFLAFLTEWLGHFSFLRGTTEDSANAASGLVQTVVYTLRTGIAYLVMLAVMSFNAGVFIAALAGYGIGFMLLGSRTFRNPSGNRETYEIPPSVCAC
- the LOC106333874 gene encoding putative cyclin-T1-1; the protein is MGETSWYKTREEIEVKSPSRVDGIDSKQESFQRWSYSTFLQELGQRLNNPQRSIATSIVLCQRFFTLQSLAKNDPKTISIICMFIAGKVEGSPRPVDDVIAKGYRVLHGKEPTTEVCARLKGAVLTGEKFVLSTLRFDLEIEHPYEPALDWVRRWVKVEMDAKRLFQAAWNFLNDGLRSSLCLQFRPSQIAAAAIYLGSRMTNVKIPCDGEKDWWLEFHVTKRQLCEICNQTLEIYQQDFLIPVKHEAKSKFGDGGLLRPEQGR